A single region of the Candidatus Zixiibacteriota bacterium genome encodes:
- a CDS encoding PAS domain-containing protein: MSTTTSSVDWEYFARLAGDAIVGADARGKIFFWNAAAERVFGHSAEEALGQSLDLIIPERFRARHWEGYRRVMETGKSRYGSEVLRVPALHKEGRQLSIAFTVVLLDPPASESRVIVAVVRDETTRWNEERALRLRLKQLEGA; the protein is encoded by the coding sequence ATGAGCACGACCACGAGCTCCGTGGACTGGGAGTATTTCGCCCGACTGGCGGGCGACGCGATCGTCGGCGCCGACGCCCGGGGCAAGATCTTCTTCTGGAACGCCGCCGCGGAACGTGTTTTCGGCCACTCGGCGGAGGAAGCACTCGGCCAATCGCTCGACCTCATCATCCCCGAGCGTTTTCGAGCCCGTCACTGGGAGGGATACCGGCGGGTCATGGAAACGGGCAAGAGCCGCTACGGGAGCGAAGTGCTTCGTGTTCCCGCGCTGCACAAGGAGGGCCGGCAGCTCTCGATCGCTTTCACGGTCGTGCTGCTCGACCCCCCGGCGAGCGAGAGCAGGGTCATCGTCGCCGTCGTGCGTGACGAAACCACGCGCTGGAACGAAGAACGGGCTCTGCGCCTGCGCCTGAAGCAGCTCGAAGGCGCGTGA
- a CDS encoding MgtC/SapB family protein: protein MFENIFQDLNAGLPDGERAVILLGRLIFAMVLGAIVGLQRERKGKPAGLRTHMLVALGAALFVIAPAEYGMGNEELSRVVQGLVTGIGFLGAGAILKLEEKREVEGLTTAAGIWMIAAVGVAVGLGRVGLAVVSTLLTWVTLAWIGRMENYINRESQSEPEERAE, encoded by the coding sequence ATGTTCGAGAATATTTTTCAGGATCTGAACGCGGGCCTGCCGGACGGCGAGCGGGCGGTCATCCTGCTCGGGCGCCTGATCTTCGCGATGGTGCTCGGAGCGATCGTGGGCCTGCAGCGGGAGCGCAAAGGAAAGCCGGCAGGGTTGCGCACCCATATGCTGGTGGCTCTCGGGGCCGCCCTGTTCGTGATCGCGCCGGCCGAGTACGGGATGGGCAACGAGGAGCTGTCGCGAGTGGTTCAGGGGCTGGTTACCGGAATCGGGTTTCTCGGAGCGGGAGCGATTCTCAAACTGGAGGAGAAGCGGGAAGTCGAAGGGTTGACGACCGCCGCCGGTATCTGGATGATCGCCGCCGTCGGAGTTGCGGTGGGACTGGGCCGCGTCGGGCTGGCGGTGGTGAGCACGCTTCTGACCTGGGTGACGCTGGCGTGGATCGGAAGAATGGAAAACTATATCAACCGCGAATCGCAATCGGAGCCGGAGGAACGCGCCGAGTGA
- a CDS encoding peptidoglycan-binding domain-containing protein gives MQKRLLSTFFAAAAGMGFGAAVVLAQSAGTGTKGPEDVPGSSQREDSSIGGTQGQRNREGQTPSPGAAREPERGPAEQSRGGRLAASREEVRQLQQALKEKGHDPGPIDGVMGQKTRDALMEFQRSNGLRATGTLGAETAAKLELGGSSAGSSDSPAG, from the coding sequence ATGCAGAAGCGATTACTTTCAACGTTCTTCGCGGCGGCGGCGGGAATGGGCTTCGGCGCTGCCGTGGTCCTGGCACAGTCTGCCGGCACCGGGACGAAGGGGCCTGAAGACGTACCTGGAAGCAGCCAGCGCGAGGACAGCTCCATTGGCGGAACTCAAGGCCAGCGCAATCGGGAAGGTCAGACGCCGTCGCCGGGCGCCGCGCGGGAACCGGAGCGCGGCCCGGCCGAGCAGTCCCGCGGCGGGCGCCTGGCCGCAAGCCGGGAAGAAGTCCGGCAGCTCCAGCAGGCGCTCAAGGAAAAAGGCCATGACCCGGGTCCGATCGACGGCGTCATGGGACAGAAAACCCGCGACGCGCTCATGGAGTTTCAACGCTCGAACGGCCTGAGGGCCACCGGAACGCTCGGCGCGGAGACCGCAGCGAAGCTGGAGCTCGGCGGCTCCTCGGCGGGCTCGTCCGACTCGCCCGCCGGAA